Proteins encoded within one genomic window of Flavobacterium gilvum:
- the efp gene encoding elongation factor P: MASTSDIRNGLCIKYNHDIYKIIEFLHVKPGKGPAFVRTKLKSLTTGKVLDNTFSAGHKIEDVRVETHTFQFLYAEGDQFHFMNAESFEQITLDKNILDAPDLLKEGTNVMVQINTETDLPLSVDMPASIILEVTYAEPGVKGNTATNATKSATVETGATVNVPLFINEGDKIKIDTASGSYMERVKE; the protein is encoded by the coding sequence ATGGCATCTACATCAGATATTAGAAACGGATTATGTATTAAATACAACCACGATATTTATAAAATTATCGAATTTCTTCACGTAAAACCTGGAAAAGGACCAGCTTTCGTTAGAACAAAATTAAAAAGCTTAACAACAGGAAAAGTATTAGATAATACATTTTCTGCAGGACACAAAATCGAAGATGTTCGTGTTGAAACACATACTTTTCAATTTTTATACGCAGAGGGAGACCAATTTCATTTTATGAATGCGGAATCTTTTGAGCAAATTACTTTAGACAAAAATATCCTTGACGCTCCAGATTTATTAAAAGAAGGAACAAACGTAATGGTTCAGATTAATACAGAAACAGATTTACCTTTATCTGTAGATATGCCAGCATCTATAATACTCGAAGTTACTTATGCTGAACCAGGTGTAAAAGGAAATACCGCTACAAACGCTACAAAATCAGCTACTGTTGAAACTGGAGCTACAGTAAACGTTCCTTTATTTATTAATGAAGGAGACAAAATCAAAATCGATACTGCTTCAGGTTCCTATATGGAGCGTGTAAAAGAGTAG
- the lpxA gene encoding acyl-ACP--UDP-N-acetylglucosamine O-acyltransferase — MNQPLAYVHPGAKIAKNVVIEPFTTIHNNVVIGDGTWIGSNVTIMEGARIGKNCNIFPGAVIAAVPQDLKFGGEDSLAIIGDNCTIRECVTINRGTIASGQTVIGNNCLIMAAAHIAHDCHVGDNAIIVNGVLLGGHVTVGNYAVIGGLSAVHQFISIGDHAMISGGSLLRKDVPPYTKAAKEPLSYVGINSVGLRRRGFTLEKIREIQNIYRILYQKNYNTTQAIGIIEAEMEATPERDEIIDFIRNSSRGVMKGYTGNY, encoded by the coding sequence ATGAATCAACCGTTAGCATACGTTCACCCAGGTGCAAAAATTGCCAAAAACGTTGTAATAGAACCTTTTACAACTATTCATAACAATGTGGTTATTGGCGATGGAACTTGGATAGGTTCTAATGTAACAATAATGGAGGGAGCAAGAATTGGTAAAAATTGCAATATTTTTCCAGGAGCTGTAATCGCAGCTGTACCTCAGGATTTAAAGTTTGGCGGAGAAGATTCTTTGGCAATCATTGGAGATAATTGCACAATTAGAGAATGTGTAACCATAAACAGAGGAACTATCGCTTCAGGACAGACAGTAATTGGCAATAATTGTCTAATTATGGCTGCCGCTCACATTGCACACGATTGTCATGTTGGTGACAATGCCATTATCGTTAATGGTGTACTTTTGGGAGGACACGTAACTGTTGGAAATTATGCCGTAATTGGAGGATTATCTGCTGTACATCAATTCATCAGTATTGGTGATCACGCAATGATTTCGGGTGGGTCATTACTAAGAAAAGATGTGCCACCTTATACAAAAGCCGCTAAAGAACCTTTATCTTACGTAGGCATCAATTCTGTTGGATTAAGAAGAAGAGGTTTTACTCTTGAAAAAATAAGAGAAATTCAAAATATCTACAGAATTCTGTACCAAAAAAATTACAATACAACACAAGCAATTGGAATAATTGAAGCCGAAATGGAGGCTACTCCTGAACGAGATGAAATTATTGATTTTATCAGAAACTCGTCTAGAGGGGTAATGAAAGGATATACCGGAAACTATTAA